The following are encoded in a window of Pongo abelii isolate AG06213 chromosome 14, NHGRI_mPonAbe1-v2.0_pri, whole genome shotgun sequence genomic DNA:
- the LOC134759842 gene encoding cell division cycle protein 27 homolog, with amino-acid sequence MKFPPKILNRKTKSKTNKGGITQSNINDNLEITKLDSSINSEEEISTITPQIQAFNLQKAAAEGLMSLLHERGKGYLALCSYHCKEAKNILSHLPSHHYNTGWVLCQIRRSYFELSEYMQAERIFSEVRRIENYRVKGMEIYSTTLWHLQKDVTLSFLSKDLTDMDKNSPEAWCAAGNCFSLQQEHDIALKFFQTAIQVDPNYAYACTLLGREFVLTEELDKVLACFRNAIRVNPRHC; translated from the coding sequence atgaagtttccacctaaaatcctaaacagaaaaacaaaaagtaaaactaataaaggaggaataactcaatctaatataaatgacaacctggaaattacaaaattggactcttccatcaattcagaagaggaaatatccacaatcacacctcagattcaggcttttaatctacaaaaagcagcagcagaaggcttgatgagccttcttcatgaaagggggaaaggttatttagctttatgttcataccactgcaaagaagctaaaaatattttgagccatctaccttctcaccactacaatactggttgggtactgtgccaaattagaaggtcctattttgaactttcagagtacatgcaagctgaaagaatattctcagaggttagaagaattgagaattatagagtcaaaggcatggaaatctactctacaacactttggcatcttcaaaaagatgtcactctttcatttctgtcaaaagacttaacagacatggataaaaattcgccagaggcctggtgtgctgcagggaactgtttcagtctgcaacAGGAACACGATATTGCACTTAAATTCTTCCAGACAGCTATCCAAGTGgatccaaattatgcttatgcctgtactttattagggcgagagtttgtcttaactgaagaattggacaaagtgTTAGCTTGttttcgaaatgctatcagagtcaatcctagacattgc